In Streptomyces sclerotialus, one genomic interval encodes:
- a CDS encoding non-ribosomal peptide synthetase, which translates to MTAQQQTSVTEAIGNVVRDHPERPALESANGVISYREFGERIDKFTAQLDVLTAPDEFIGIEAVRTAGSIIAMAGALKAGRPFVFLDPRDSVASNRTKVSSLGVRMVATTPAGTDAPQLEVARDEWRAADVPNRLAAAGEITGGRDRIGYAIHTSGSTGEPKCVLVRVGPLAPMIRDHVRVLEVDTRTRTLQFARLTFDGCITEILWTLTGGGCLVVLDEARLGPGPVLQGTLEQYGITHLKTTPFALTATEPTDAMRLRHVINGGGACRQAVVQKWSSRTAFHNAYGTTETTVCNFLTGVLDPADCADSVPLGDVVGDCGYEVVPLPAEDGAGTTVPAGARGELVITGESVAIGYLTAEGLRRFADGDGNRVYRTGDIVELRDGQVHFVERLDRQLKVRGYRIDPGEVEIAACRVPSVVEAVVTAEAHESTEGGADALVCYYQGAASSREVRAHLEKTLDAYKVPSVIKQIDTVPYTRNGKVDRDALRASRAATSAATAAAAGPDEQVLALVRQLTGVDDVALDDNFFEVGGDSASAVILVNKLKELGWMDAGVRDILRADSLRTLTDELRDRSV; encoded by the coding sequence ATGACCGCGCAGCAGCAGACATCAGTCACCGAGGCCATCGGGAACGTCGTCCGGGACCACCCCGAGCGCCCGGCCCTGGAATCCGCGAACGGGGTGATCAGCTACCGGGAGTTCGGTGAACGGATCGACAAGTTCACCGCACAGCTCGACGTGCTCACCGCACCGGACGAGTTCATCGGCATCGAGGCCGTACGGACCGCCGGCTCGATCATCGCCATGGCCGGCGCCCTGAAGGCCGGCCGCCCCTTCGTCTTCCTCGACCCGCGGGACAGCGTCGCGTCGAACCGGACCAAGGTCTCCTCGCTCGGCGTCCGCATGGTCGCCACCACGCCCGCCGGCACCGACGCGCCCCAGCTGGAGGTGGCACGCGACGAGTGGCGTGCGGCGGACGTACCGAACCGTCTCGCGGCCGCCGGGGAGATCACCGGCGGCCGGGACCGGATCGGCTACGCCATCCACACCTCCGGCTCCACGGGCGAGCCGAAGTGCGTGCTGGTCCGCGTCGGTCCGCTGGCCCCGATGATCCGTGACCACGTGCGGGTGCTGGAGGTCGACACCCGTACCCGCACCCTGCAGTTCGCCCGCCTGACCTTCGACGGCTGCATCACCGAGATCCTGTGGACCCTGACCGGGGGCGGGTGCCTGGTGGTGCTCGACGAGGCACGGCTCGGCCCGGGCCCGGTTCTCCAGGGCACCCTGGAGCAGTACGGCATCACGCACCTGAAGACGACGCCGTTCGCGCTGACCGCCACGGAGCCGACCGACGCCATGCGCCTGCGGCACGTGATCAACGGCGGCGGCGCGTGCCGGCAGGCCGTGGTGCAGAAGTGGTCGTCCAGGACGGCGTTCCACAACGCGTACGGGACCACCGAGACCACCGTCTGCAACTTCCTCACCGGTGTCCTGGACCCCGCCGACTGCGCCGATTCGGTGCCGCTGGGCGATGTGGTGGGCGACTGCGGGTACGAGGTCGTCCCGCTGCCCGCCGAGGACGGTGCCGGGACCACCGTCCCGGCCGGGGCCCGTGGTGAGCTCGTCATCACCGGCGAGAGCGTCGCGATCGGCTACCTGACCGCCGAGGGGCTGCGGCGCTTCGCGGACGGTGACGGGAACCGCGTCTACCGCACCGGGGACATCGTCGAGCTCCGCGACGGACAGGTCCACTTCGTCGAGCGCCTCGACCGGCAGCTGAAGGTGCGGGGCTACCGCATCGACCCCGGTGAGGTCGAGATCGCGGCCTGCCGCGTGCCGTCCGTCGTCGAGGCGGTGGTGACCGCCGAGGCGCACGAGAGCACGGAGGGCGGCGCCGACGCGCTGGTCTGCTACTACCAGGGCGCCGCCTCCTCGCGAGAGGTGCGCGCGCATCTGGAGAAGACCCTCGACGCCTACAAGGTGCCGTCGGTGATCAAGCAGATCGACACGGTGCCCTACACGCGGAACGGGAAGGTCGACCGGGACGCCCTGCGGGCGAGCCGCGCCGCCACGTCCGCCGCGACGGCCGCCGCCGCGGGCCCCGACGAGCAGGTCCTGGCCCTGGTACGGCAGCTGACCGGCGTGGACGACGTGGCCCTCGACGACAACTTCTTCGAGGTCGGCGGCGATTCGGCCTCCGCGGTGATCCTGGTCAACAAGCTGAAGGAACTCGGCTGGATGGACGCCGGCGTCCGCGACATCCTGCGTGCGGACAGTCTGCGTACCCTCACCGACGAACTGCGCGATCGGAGCGTGTGA
- a CDS encoding thioesterase II family protein: MTAGPGGVAVFPGAGSFGGEFKELLATVAQPAWLVRYPGRFGRDFGTPAGSFDEVVTACAAQVRRRAVTAPLLVGHSYGAYLAYATAARLVEEGTAVAGLVVIGADAPQLVTVAEAAVRGLPETAAYLEGIDPGLLPADGSDGWREIVVETARADLLLLREFTASPYRELHCPVAVAHGASDPLVTPAGVAGWADATSGGCTRRVFPGGHSDLLRSPGLGAWLEEVTQRTAV, from the coding sequence GTGACGGCCGGACCCGGCGGGGTGGCCGTCTTCCCGGGCGCGGGGTCGTTCGGCGGCGAGTTCAAGGAGCTGCTCGCCACGGTGGCGCAGCCGGCCTGGCTGGTGCGCTACCCGGGCCGGTTCGGCCGGGACTTCGGCACGCCGGCCGGCTCCTTCGACGAGGTGGTGACCGCCTGCGCCGCCCAGGTACGGCGCAGGGCGGTGACCGCACCCCTGCTCGTCGGCCACAGCTACGGCGCGTACCTGGCGTACGCCACCGCCGCGCGCCTCGTGGAGGAGGGGACGGCGGTGGCCGGGCTGGTGGTCATCGGCGCCGACGCCCCCCAGCTGGTCACGGTGGCCGAGGCGGCCGTCCGCGGTCTGCCGGAGACCGCCGCCTACCTGGAGGGTATCGACCCCGGCCTGCTGCCGGCCGACGGCTCCGACGGGTGGCGGGAGATCGTGGTGGAGACGGCACGGGCGGACCTCCTGCTGCTGCGGGAGTTCACCGCGTCGCCGTACCGGGAGCTGCACTGCCCGGTGGCCGTGGCACACGGCGCGTCGGACCCGCTGGTCACGCCCGCCGGTGTCGCGGGGTGGGCGGACGCCACCAGCGGTGGCTGCACCCGCAGGGTCTTCCCGGGAGGCCACTCCGACCTGCTGCGTTCGCCCGGACTCGGCGCCTGGCTGGAGGAGGTGACGCAGCGGACGGCGGTCTGA
- a CDS encoding fumarylacetoacetate hydrolase family protein → MRLARFEQDGGHRIFAADSDGWVPLSGIEGFEDVRRVTDLLDGARRRELAERLAARPAGERTEVRLTEAATVADGGDIWGAGLNYRGHAGDLETQQPASGPGSYLRPGNCLIGNGGTIELPSQSKRVTAEAELGLVIGKECKNVRREDWRDVVAGVTAVLDMTAEDVIRENPRYIPWAKGFDTFCSVGPQLVTLDEFDDEQLAALRVSTVRNGEVVASAQVSAMKYDLGYLVEYFTAGRTFAPGTVICTGTPGAAVISPGDAITSVVEGVGVLAHTVK, encoded by the coding sequence GTGCGACTGGCACGGTTCGAGCAGGACGGCGGCCACCGGATATTCGCGGCCGACAGCGACGGATGGGTACCGCTGAGCGGCATCGAGGGATTCGAGGACGTCCGGCGCGTCACCGATCTGCTCGACGGGGCCCGCAGGCGGGAGCTGGCCGAGCGGCTCGCCGCCCGGCCGGCCGGGGAGCGTACGGAGGTCCGGCTCACGGAGGCGGCGACCGTCGCCGACGGCGGTGACATCTGGGGGGCCGGACTGAACTACCGCGGACACGCGGGCGACCTGGAGACCCAGCAGCCCGCCTCCGGCCCCGGCTCGTACCTGCGTCCCGGCAACTGCCTCATCGGCAACGGCGGAACGATCGAGCTGCCGTCCCAGAGCAAACGGGTCACGGCGGAGGCGGAGCTGGGCCTCGTCATCGGCAAGGAGTGCAAGAACGTCCGGCGCGAGGACTGGCGGGACGTCGTCGCGGGCGTCACGGCCGTCCTCGACATGACCGCGGAGGATGTCATCCGCGAGAACCCCCGCTACATCCCGTGGGCCAAGGGCTTCGACACGTTCTGCAGCGTGGGCCCGCAGCTGGTCACGCTCGACGAGTTCGACGACGAACAACTCGCCGCGCTGCGCGTGTCGACCGTGCGCAACGGCGAGGTCGTCGCCTCCGCGCAGGTCTCCGCCATGAAGTACGACCTCGGCTACCTCGTCGAGTACTTCACGGCGGGCCGGACCTTCGCACCGGGCACCGTCATCTGCACGGGCACCCCGGGTGCCGCCGTGATCAGCCCGGGGGACGCCATCACCTCGGTGGTCGAGGGTGTGGGCGTGCTCGCCCACACCGTGAAGTGA
- the asnB gene encoding asparagine synthase (glutamine-hydrolyzing), which yields MCGVCGTYAPDGRLDRGVAAAMHDRLVHRGPDETYSLNTDVLSAKLGRLGMNGLTDGWQPAEDRAGRYVAMTNGEVYNARELHEELGTAGGANRVDVAVIPELVARYGIQGLSRIDGQFATVVLDRTDNSLFLARDRFGVCPLHYTVAGSQLHFCSELKPLVQSVTEAWKVDLGAVDQYFSLGNIVAPRTLVRGVAAVPPGCAVRFGSGLEPRTERYWRYGDFSAADDTVSGEEIRDTLRQAVRDRLHADVEIGAYLSGGFDSTAIVAEVSGLLSSPLRTFSAVFDDPALDEGRFQREVAAAVGSKHEQVLCSRSDIATKFEQMIRHCCYPQRETYNVAAMMLADTVRATGIKGVVSGEGADELFFGYDSYAFDGVARAGRGARAENEQAWGRADFGWEVDWRKLAGRRTDYLTPEVRQELAGQEFWRTRLIPFSDEEVASLSRMQLRSVADVYVQLSGHLLGDHGDLMLMGSSVEGRYPFLGNGVVALAQRTGDARKMVDFEGKACLKTAYEGIVPESVLRRGKHGFTAYDLREVTDRRTWDRWRDLVGAAGLFPAGCLDTDPRSRGADKWDFRLSAISIAVVMDELGLGL from the coding sequence ATGTGTGGAGTGTGCGGGACCTACGCACCGGACGGCCGGCTCGACCGCGGCGTCGCCGCCGCGATGCACGACCGGCTCGTCCACCGCGGACCCGACGAGACCTATTCGCTCAACACCGACGTACTGTCCGCCAAGCTCGGCCGGCTCGGCATGAACGGGCTCACGGACGGCTGGCAGCCGGCCGAGGACCGCGCCGGACGCTACGTCGCCATGACCAACGGCGAGGTCTACAACGCCCGTGAGCTGCACGAGGAGCTCGGTACGGCGGGCGGCGCCAACCGCGTCGACGTGGCCGTCATCCCCGAACTCGTCGCGCGGTACGGGATCCAGGGCCTGAGCCGGATCGACGGCCAGTTCGCCACCGTCGTCCTCGACCGCACGGACAACAGCCTGTTCCTGGCCAGGGACCGGTTCGGGGTCTGCCCCCTGCACTACACCGTGGCCGGCTCCCAGCTGCACTTCTGCTCGGAGCTCAAGCCGCTGGTGCAGTCGGTCACCGAGGCGTGGAAGGTGGACCTCGGGGCGGTGGACCAGTACTTCTCCCTGGGGAACATCGTCGCGCCGCGCACCCTGGTACGGGGCGTCGCGGCGGTGCCGCCGGGGTGCGCCGTACGGTTCGGGTCGGGCCTGGAGCCCCGGACGGAGCGGTACTGGCGTTACGGCGACTTCTCGGCCGCCGACGACACGGTGTCGGGGGAGGAGATCCGGGACACCCTGCGGCAGGCGGTCCGCGACCGGCTGCACGCCGACGTGGAGATCGGCGCCTACCTCAGCGGCGGTTTCGACTCCACGGCCATCGTCGCGGAGGTGTCCGGCCTCCTCTCCTCGCCCCTGCGCACCTTCTCCGCGGTCTTCGACGACCCGGCGCTCGACGAGGGCCGCTTCCAGCGCGAGGTGGCGGCGGCCGTCGGCAGCAAGCACGAGCAGGTGCTGTGCAGCCGGTCCGACATCGCCACGAAGTTCGAGCAGATGATCCGGCACTGCTGCTATCCGCAGCGGGAGACGTACAACGTGGCCGCCATGATGCTGGCGGACACCGTACGGGCCACCGGGATCAAGGGCGTCGTCTCGGGCGAGGGCGCCGACGAGCTGTTCTTCGGGTACGACTCGTACGCCTTCGACGGCGTCGCCCGGGCAGGGCGCGGCGCCCGCGCGGAGAACGAACAGGCCTGGGGACGGGCCGACTTCGGCTGGGAGGTCGACTGGCGCAAGCTGGCGGGGCGGCGGACGGACTATCTGACGCCGGAGGTACGCCAGGAGCTGGCCGGCCAGGAGTTCTGGCGGACCCGGCTGATCCCGTTCTCCGACGAGGAGGTCGCGTCGCTGTCGAGGATGCAGCTGCGCTCGGTGGCCGACGTGTACGTCCAGCTGTCCGGCCACCTCCTCGGCGACCACGGCGACCTGATGCTCATGGGCAGCTCGGTCGAGGGCCGCTACCCCTTCCTCGGCAACGGGGTCGTCGCCCTCGCGCAGCGCACCGGCGACGCGCGGAAGATGGTCGACTTCGAGGGCAAGGCGTGCCTCAAGACGGCGTACGAGGGCATCGTTCCCGAGTCCGTGCTGCGCCGGGGCAAGCACGGGTTCACCGCGTACGACCTGCGCGAGGTCACCGACCGGCGCACCTGGGACCGCTGGCGCGACCTCGTCGGGGCCGCCGGCCTCTTCCCCGCCGGCTGCCTGGACACCGACCCGCGCTCCCGGGGCGCCGACAAGTGGGACTTCCGGCTCAGCGCCATCAGCATCGCCGTGGTGATGGACGAACTGGGGCTGGGACTGTGA